GCCCCACCCTGCCATGATCCATCACGAAGGAGGCGCGAGCTTCGCCGCGCCGCAGCGCAATGGAATAGCGAACACCGAATCCTCCGCGATGCGTTCCCGCGCCGGCAGACTCTTCGGCTATCGCAAATTCCTTGAACAGAACGGGGAAACGCTGCTCCAGGATCTCGATAGGCGGCGTCTTCGCAATGCCAATTGTCGAACATCCGTTCGAGATGCCGTCGAACTCGATCGATCCGCCGTATCCGCCGCCAGTCACGATGTACATAACGAAGTTGCTGCCGGTCTCGGGGTCCGTGCCCCCTATCGCCAGGTTTCCGCTCGTGCCGGCGGGCGCTGCGAACAGTCGTTCCGGTAGCGCTTCGGCGAGGGCCAGAAAAACGGCTTCCGCGATGCGCTGGCTGACTTCGGCGGCACATCCGGACACGGGACGCGGATATTGTGCATCGAGGAATGTACCGGTCGGCACGGGCACGTGGAGTGGTTCGAACGTCCCGGCGTTGATTGGAACCTCCGGGAAGATATGCTTGATCGCGAGGTAGATTGCGGACTTGGTGGTCGCGATCACGCTGTTCATAGGTCCGCGGCAAGGCGGGCTTGATTTCGAAAGGTCGAACTCGAGACTCTCGCCTCGCTTGCGGATCAAAAGGTTAATCTCGAGCGGCTCATCGACGACGCCGTCGGAATCGACGATCGTAATGCTGCGGTAGTCGCCATCCGGTATCGCAGTGATCTTGGCCTTCATCTGCTGGCAGGCGCCCTGCTTGAGAAGTTCGATCGCGAGCTCGACAGTGTCAGCGCCATAACGATCGAGCAGCGCGGTCAAGCGGCGCTCTCCGATCTCAAGCGCGGCTGCTTGCGCCCTGATATCGCCGATCCGCTGATCAGCTATTCGGATGTTTGAGAGGATGATCGACAGTATTTCCTCGTCGATCACGCCACGTTTGTAGAGCTTCACCGGAGGAATTCGAAGTCCTTCTTGTTCGACTTCGGTCGCCTTAGCTGAAAAGCCTCCGGGCACCATGCCGCCGGTATCCGGCCAGTGGCCAGTGTTCGAAAGCCAGGCGAAAAGATGCCCCCTGTAGAAGAATGGCTTGACGAATTTCACGTCCATCAGGTGCGTGCCGCCGAGATAGGGATCGTTCAGAATGAAGATGTCGCCTTCCTCGAGGTTCTTGGCGCGGTCGATCACCGCGCGCGTCGAGAACTGCATCGTCCCCACGAAGATCGGGAGCCCCAACTCACCCTGCGCGATGAGCTCCCCGGTTGAGCGATGATAGATGCCGTCGGAGCGATCGAGGCCTTCTGCGATCACCGGACTGAACGCCGCGCGGACGAAGGTAGTGTCCATCTCGTTGCAGACCTGCTGCAATCCGTTCTGAATGACCGCTAGCGTTACCGGA
This portion of the Bradyrhizobium sp. AZCC 2262 genome encodes:
- a CDS encoding hydantoinase B/oxoprolinase family protein codes for the protein MTTIDPVTLAVIQNGLQQVCNEMDTTFVRAAFSPVIAEGLDRSDGIYHRSTGELIAQGELGLPIFVGTMQFSTRAVIDRAKNLEEGDIFILNDPYLGGTHLMDVKFVKPFFYRGHLFAWLSNTGHWPDTGGMVPGGFSAKATEVEQEGLRIPPVKLYKRGVIDEEILSIILSNIRIADQRIGDIRAQAAALEIGERRLTALLDRYGADTVELAIELLKQGACQQMKAKITAIPDGDYRSITIVDSDGVVDEPLEINLLIRKRGESLEFDLSKSSPPCRGPMNSVIATTKSAIYLAIKHIFPEVPINAGTFEPLHVPVPTGTFLDAQYPRPVSGCAAEVSQRIAEAVFLALAEALPERLFAAPAGTSGNLAIGGTDPETGSNFVMYIVTGGGYGGSIEFDGISNGCSTIGIAKTPPIEILEQRFPVLFKEFAIAEESAGAGTHRGGFGVRYSIALRRGEARASFVMDHGRVGPPGVLGGEAGQPNRIVIQQGGRTFVPLHLSKDQDIQLRAGDIINVQTPGGGGYGNPADRPAKLTAKDAKHGYRAFPSTSGAADRSVAKLKAAE